AGGGCCTCTTCCACGGGATCCAGACCACGCTGTTCGCCCAGCAGATGGCGGCGCGGGCCCAGCTGGAGCAGATGCGCCGAGCCCTCCCGCCGGGCGTAGGCTCGCCCGACGGCGACGAGGACCGCCGCGCGGGCGGCCGCGCGGGCGGCCCGTACCTGTAGAACCTCAGGTCGCGTCGCGTACAACCCGGGGCACGCCAGTGACCCCGAATCGCCGCGAGGGGCCCGGTACCACCGAGGTGCCGGGCCCCTCGCGGTGCGTCAGGAGCGGCTCACGGCGGGTTGCCCGTCGACACGCTGAGCTCGATCGTCGGCATTTTCTTCGGGTTGACGTCCGTGCCGACGCCCGGGGACTGGCCCACGACGATGCCCTCGCCGAACGTGTTCTCATCCATGGCGTTGATCTTCATCTTCCAACCCGCCGCCCTGAAGCACGACTTGACGGAGTCGATGTCCTTGTAGATGAAGTTCGGAACTCGGATCTTCTTCGGGTCGTCGTACGACTCGAACGGCTCCGTGCACTTCGTGGTCTCGATCGTCTTCGTCCTGTCCGGGCCCTTGTAGTCGGTGGAGACGTCGTCGGCTTGACCCAGCAGTTTCAGCGCCGTGACCAGGCTGCCCAGCGCGACCAGGGCGACCACGACCGAGATGATGATCAAGCCCCGGTTGCTCTTCCGCGTGCCCGAGCCGCCCATGGCGGGCGCGGGGGGCCGCGGGGCGAGGTTGTACGGCGGCGGGGTCGGCGCGGGCTGCTGGGGCGCGTACCCGGTGGCCCGCGGTGGCGCGGACTGCTGAGGCGTGTACCCGGTGGCCTGTGGCGGCGCCTGGTAGCCGCCCTGCTGCGGGTAGCCGTACGCGGGCGCCGGCGCCGGCGGCGGCGTCGGCGGCGGGGCGGGGATCGAGCCGCCGTACGGCCCGGGCTGGTACGGCGGCTGCACCGGGCCTGCCGGGGCCGGTGTCGACTGTCCGACCGGCGGGAAGATCGCGGAGCTCACACCGGCGCTGCTGGACATCCGGGCGCCCGGCACGATGCTCGGCGCGGCGGCCGTGAGGGAGGCGGCCACGCGCAGGCACTCGTCGCGCATCGCCTCGGCGCTCGGGAAGCGTTCGTTCGGGTTCTTCTTCAGCGCGCGGGCGATCAGCGCGTCCACACCGGGCGGCAGCGAGCGGTTGATCGACGACGGAGCCACCGGCTCCTCCTGCACGTGTGCGTACAGGATCGCAAGCGGCGAGTCCGCGTCGAACGGCAGCCGCCCGGTGACCAGTTGGAACAGCATGGTGCCGACCGAGTAGAGGTCGCTTCGTGCGTCCACGCCTCTGCCGAGGGCCTGTTCCGGGGAGAGGTACTGCGGTGTGCCGACCACCATGCCCGTCTGCGTCATGGAGGTGACGCCGGACTGCATGGCGCGGGCGATGCCGAAGTCCATCACCTTGACGACGTTCCGCTTCGTCACCATCACGTTGCCCGGCTTGATGTCCCGGTGGACCAGGCCTATCTCGTGGCTGATCTCCAGGGCCGCCAGCACGTCCGCGGTGACCTTCAGCGCCCTGTCGGCCGGCATCGCACCGTACTGCTGGATGTCCGAGTCGAGGACCGAGCCGAGCGGCCGGCCCTCGACGTACTCCATGACGATGTACGGGGTCGTCGTCTCGCCGCCCGCGGCGGAGCCGCTGTCGAACACCGTGTCCTCGCCGGTGTCGAAGACCGAGACGATGTTCGTGTGCGTGAGCTTGGCCACGGCCTGCGCCTCGCGCCGGAACCGCTCACGGAAGGCCTGTTCGCGACCCAGCTCTGTGTGAAGCGTCTTGATCGCGACCTGGCGGTCGAGCACCGTGTCGTACGCGAGATGGACCGAGGCCATGCCGCCCTGGCCGAGCAAGTCGCGCAGCTGGTAACGGCCGTCGGCGATCGATCGCCCCGCATACCGGCCCTGCGCGCCATACCGGCCCTGCGCGCCGTCCTGGCTCATGTTCTGCGTCCCCCATCGGCGCGGCGGCAGCGGCTGGTTGTGCTTCCGCGGTCCGTGATCGTTGTCCGTTCTCCGGCGTTCGAAGAGCGGTGCTCCGTGATCCACTGGCCTGTCCGCCAAGTCTGCCCCAGGGCAGAGACACGTCAAAGCTCGGTGCCCGTTCCGTGACCGTACGCGAAAGAAGCGTCGCGTAAGCGTTACAGCGGGCGTACAGCCCGTGCACGGAATGTGCACGTGGGGTCCTGCGGAGGGTTTGCCGGCGGGTCCGTCTCGATTCGATCTCGGACCGGCGCCTTGCGCGGAGCCTGTAGCGTGGCCCGTCGGAGACCGTAACAACCACCGCGCAGACACCGCGGGCAGAAACGACGGCGAGGACTGATGGCACAGACGCAGCGCGCCCAGGGCCCGTCCGACCCCGAGGCGAGTGGCGGCGGGATGTCAGACGCGCCGGAGACCTGGGGCAACGGCGGGCTTGTCGGGGACGGCCGGTACCGGCTGACCCGCAGACTCGGCCGGGGCGGCATGGCCGAGGTGTTCGCCGCCGAGGACGTGCGCCTCGGCCGGACCGTCGCGGTCAAGCTGCTCCGCTCCGACCTCGCCGAGGACCCGGTCTCCAAGGCCCGCTTCACGCGCGAGGCCCAGTCGGTGGCCGGGCTCAACCACCACGCGATCGTCGCCGTGTACGACTCCGGCGAGGACCAGGTGGGCGGCCAGTCGGTGCCGTACATCGTGATGGAGATCGTCGAAGGCCGCACGATCCGCGACCTGCTGCTCAACGCCGAGGCACCCGGCCCCGAGCAGGCCCTGATCATCGTCTCGGGCGTCCTGGAGGCGCTCGCCTACTCGCACCAGCACGGCATCGTGCACCGCGACATCAAGCCGGCGAACGTCATCATCACCAACAACGGCGCCGTGAAGGTGATGGACTTCGGCATCGCCCGCGCCCTGCACGGGGCGTCCACGACGATGACGCAGACTGGCATGGTCATGGGCACGCCGCAGTACCTCTCCCCGGAACAGGCGCTCGGCAAGGCGGTCGACCACCGCTCCGACCTGTACGCGACCGGCTGCCTGCTCTACGAACTGCTCGCGCTGCGGCCCCCGTTCGTCGGCGAGACGCCGCTGTCCGTGGTGTACCAGCACGTTCAGGATATTCCGGTGCCGCCGTCCCAGATTTCGGACGGGGCGTCACCGCCGGAGTTGGACGGCCTGGCGATGCGCGCGCTCGCGAAGGATCCGGACGACCGGTTCCAGACCGCCGAGGAGATGCGCGGTCTTGTCCAGTACGCGCTGCAGATGCTGTACGACCAGGGGAGCCACACCGGCACCTGGAACACCGGTCCGGTGGAGATGCACGACGGCCGGCACACCCCGGCGGCGGGCTTCGCCGGCACGACGATGCTGCCGCACCCGGGCGAGGCCGGCACCACGCAGATTCCGCAGCCGATCCTGCCCGCGGGGTACGGCGGCGGGGACGACGGCGGCTTCGAGGGACACGGAAACAAGGGCAGTGGCCGCGGCAAGCTGTGGGTCCTCGCGGTCCTCGCGGTCATCGCCATTGCCGCGGGTGTCGCGCTGGCGTTGCAGAACACCGGCGGCAACGGCGGCGACACCAGTACGTCGCCGTCGCCGACCGTTACCAAGTCCAGCAAGGACAATCAGGTCAGCGAGACGCCGTCGGACGAGGAAACCCAGACGTCCACGGACGAGAGCTCGGACACGGGCACCGGCTCGGACTACAGCACGCCCTCGTACACGCCGTCGCGAAGCTACACCGAGCGGCCGTCGACCCCGCCGGCGACGACACCGGAGCCCTCCGACGACACGACTCAGTCGCCGCCCCCGGACGACTCGACGGCGACGCCCTCGAGCGGCGTGACCACGCCCCCACCGTCGGACGGGGGAGGGGGCACCGGAGGCGAGACGCCGCCGGCGCCCTGACGGGCGTCGAGCGACCGGCCCCCGCAGTGACGGGCCCGGCCGACCGCCGTACTACAAGAGCGGGCTGACCCCGTTCGCCAACAGCGACCCGGCCCCGTTCGCCAACAGCGGGCCGGCCGTCCGCGCGAAAAGAGCCTTTACGCGCGCGTGCGACCCGGAAACGGGCTCCACGCGCGCGTGGCGTTCTCAGGGCGTCTCGGGAGCTCCTGCGGTGCTGGGCGGAGGGCCTGCACGCCGTCACGGCCCGTGCCGGGCGCTCGGGAGTGCGCTGGGGCGCTCGGCGGAAGCGCGCGCCCCGTGCTCGGTCCGGTGCGCGTTCCCGGCGGCCGCGCGTCCGACGGCCGCCCCGCCGATACCCCGCCACCCTGCCGCGCGTACGCCCTCCGCCGGCATCGTCGCCACTTCCGGCTCGCTTCTCCGCCCGCAAGAGCGCACGGCCGGCAAGAGCGCACCACCCGACGACCGGGACCGTGCGCCCCTCGCGGCCGAGCGGCGCAGCACGCCCGGATGGCAGGACGCGAGCCGGGGCTGTGACCTGGGGGTGTCACAGATGGTCACACTTGATCACAGAATGTCCGCGGAAGTGGTCGCGGACCCGGACCCGCGCCGACGTGTCGCGCGTCGCACGACACCTCCGGCGCCGCCGAAGATGATGTCTTCCCGTGCTCCAGGTGAGCGGGATAACGTGCCGTTGTTCCGGCCCCCTGCAAGGCTGTGACCAGCACCTGTTCCCGACTTACTCGATTTACTTGGAAATCCAAGCAAAATCCCAGGTCAGGAGGGGTTTCACAGAAATGTGGAGCACTGGGTAACGTGCCTACTGCAGGGCGCTCGCCGGGGCACCTGTCACGCCTGTCCGCGCGAGCCGCACCCACCCCGTGTGTCCGTGCGCCGCAGGCGAGCCTCTCTCCCAAGCCCTGAACGGGCACGGGGGACCCCCAGGCACCCGGCGAACCCGGGGGCCGGACCGACGGAGGAGCACACGTGACCGTGGAGAGCACTGCCGCGCGCAAGCCGCGACGCAGCGCCGGAAACAAGGCCGGCACCACCGGCACCAAGCGCACCACGCCCAGGAAGGGCACCGATCCCGACCTCGTTCAGCTGCTGACGCCCGAGGGCAAGCGGGTCAAGAACGCCGAGTACGACTCGTACGTCGACGGCATCACCGCCGAAGAGCTGCGTGGTCTGTACCGGGACATGGTGCTGACCCGCCGCTTCGATGCCGAGGCCACGTCTCTGCAGCGCCAGGGCGAGCTGGGCCTGTGGGCCTCGCTGCTCGGCCAGGAGGCCGCCCAGATCGGTTCGGGGCGGGCCACCCGGGAGGACGACTACGTCTTCCCGACCTATCGCGAGCACGGCGTCGCCTGGTGCCGCGGGGTCGACCCGACCAACCTGCTCGGCATGTTCCGCGGCGTGAACAACGGCGGCTGGGACCCGAACAGCAACAACTTCCACCTCTACACGATCGTCATCGGCTCCCAGACGCTGCACGCCACCGGCTACGCCATGGGCGTCGCCAAGGACGGCGCCGACTCGGCCGTGATCGCGTACTTCGGCGACGGCGCCTCCAGCCAGGGCGACGTCGCGGAGTCGTTCACCTTCGCCGCGGTCTACAACGCCCCGGTCGTGTTCTTCTGCCAGAACAACCAGTGGGCGATCTCCGAGCCCACCGAGAAGCAGACCCGTGTGCCGCTCTTCCAGCGCGCGCAGGGCTTCGGCTTCCCGGGCGTGCGCGTCGACGGCAACGACGTCCTGGCCTGCCTCGCCGTCACCAAGTGGGCGCTGGAGCGGGCGCGCAACGGCGAGGGCCCGACCCTGGTCGAGGCGTTCACCTACCGCATGGGCGCCCACACCACCTCCGACGACCCGACCCGCTACCGCCACGACGACGAGCGGGCCGCCTGGGAGGTGAAGGACCCGATCGCCCGGCTGCGCGCGTATCTCGAGGCCTCAAACCACGCGGACGAGGGATTCTTCGCGGAACTCGAGGCGGAGAGCGAAGCGTTGGGAAGGCGAGTACGCGAAGCGGTCCGTGCCATGCCGGACCCGGACCATTTCGCGATCTTCGAGAACGTGTACGCGGACGGGCACGTGCTCGTCGACGAGGAGCGGGCCCAGTTCGCCGCCTACCAGGCGTCGTTCGCGGACGCTGAAGGGGGAAGGTGACATGGCCGAGAAGATGGCACTCGCCAAGGCGATCAACGAGTCGCTGCGCAAGGCCCTGGAGTCGGACCCCAAGGTCCTGGTCATGGGCGAGGACGTCGGCAAGCTCGGCGGCGTCTTCCGTGTCACCGACGGTCTGCAGAAGGACTTCGGCGAGGAGCGGGTGATCGACACCCCGCTCGCCGAGTCGGGCATCGTCGGCACGGCGATCGGTCTCGCCCTGCGTGGATACCGGCCGGTGGTGGAGATCCAGTTCGACGGGTTCGTGTTCCCGGCCTACGACCAGATCGTCACGCAGCTGGCGAAGATGCACGCCCGCTCGCTCGGCAAGGTCAAGCTTCCGGTTGTCGTCCGTATCCCGTACGGCGGCGGCATCGGCGCGGTCGAGCACCACAGCGAGTCCCCCGAGGCGCTGTTCGCGCACGTGGCGGGCCTGAAGGTCATCTCTCCGTCGAACGCGTCGGACGCGTACTGGATGATGCAGCAGGCCATCCAGAGCGACGACCCGGTGATCTTCTTCGAGCCGAAGCGGCGCTACTGGGACAAGGCCGAGGTCAACCCCGAGGCGATCCCCGGGCCCCTGCACAAGGCGCGCGTGGTGCGCGAGGGCACGGATCTGACGCTCGCCGCGTACGGGCCGATGGTGAAGGTGTGCCAGGAGGTCGCGGCCGCCGCCGAGGAGGAGGGCAAGTCCCTCGAGGTGCTGGACCTGCGCTCGGTCTCCCCGCTCGACTTCGACTCCATCCAGGCGTCGGTGGAGAAGACCCGACGCCTGGTCGTGGTGCACGAGGCGCCGGTGTTCTTCGGTTCGGGCGGGGAGATCGCCGCCCGGATCACGGAGCGGTGCTTCTACCACCTGGAGGCTCCGGTGCTGCGGGTCGGCGGCTATCACGCGCCGTATCCGCCGGCGCGACTGGAGGAGGAGTACCTGCCGGGCCTGGACCGGGTACTCGACGCCGTCGACCGCGCGCTGGCGTACTGAGGAGAGGGTCGTGACGACGATGACTGACGCGTCCGTACGTGAGTTCAAGATGCCCGACGTGGGCGAGGGACTCACCGAGGCCGAGATCCTCAAGTGGTATGTGCAGCCGGGTGACACGGTCTCCGACGGACAGGTCGTCTGCGAGGTGGAGACGGCGAAGGCGGCCGTCGAGCTGCCCATTCCGTACGACGGAGTGGTCCGCGCACTCCACTTCCCCGAGGGCACCACGGTGGACGTCGGCACTTCGATCATCGCGGTCGATGTGACCGGTGGCGCCCCCGCCGCTCAGGTGCCCGCGCCGGCCGAGGAGACCTCGGAGCCAAGGCCCGCGTCCGCCGAGCCGGCGGCCGCCGAGCCGGCGGCCGAGGAGCCCAAGCCGGAGGGCCGCAAGCCGGTCCTCGTCGGCTACGGGGTGGCCGAGTCCTCCACCAGGCGCCGCCCCCGCAAGGGAGTTCCGGCGGCCACCGGGGAGGCCGTCTACGCGGCCGCGGCACTCCAGGGCGAGCTGAACGGGCACGGCAAGCAGACGCGTCCGCTCGCGAAGCCGCCGGTGCGCAAGCTCGCCAAGGACCTGGGCGTCGACCTGGCGACGGTGACTCCGTCTGGTCCGGACGGGATCATCACCCGCGAGGACGTCCACGCGGCGGTGACGTCCGCACCCGCGCCCGAGGCGCCCGCGGCACCCGTGGCCCCGGCCGCCGTCGAGGCGCCTGCGCCGGTGGTGACGTACGACAGCGGACGGGAGACCCGTATCCCCGTCAAGGGCGTCCGCAAGGCCACCGCCCAGGCGATGGTCGGCTCGGCGTTCACCGCGCCGCACGTCACGGAGTTCGTGACGGTCGATGTGACGCGCACGATGAAGCTGGTCGAGGAGCTCAAGCAGGACAAGGACCTGCACGGCCTGCGCGTGAACCCGCTTCTCCTCATCGCCAAGGCCCTGCTGGTGGCGATCAAGCGGAACCCGGAAGTCAACGCGTCCTGGGACGAGGCGAACCAGGAGATCGTCCGCAAGCACTATGTGAACCTGGGCATCGCGGCGGCCACCCCGCGCGGTCTGATCGTGCCGAACATCAAGGACGCGCACGACAAGACGCTCCCGCAGCTCGCCGAGGCGCTGGGCGAGTTGGTGGCCACGGCCCGCGAGGGCAAGACGTCCCCGGGGGCGATGCAGGGCGGCACGATCACGATCACGAACGTGGGCGTGTTCGGCGTCGACACGGGCACGCCGATCCTCAACCCGGGCGAGTCGGCGATCCTCGCGATCGGCGCCATCAAGCTCCAGCCGTGGGTCCACAAGGGCAAGGTCAAGCCCCGCCAGGTCACCACCCTGGCGCTCAGCTTCGACCACCGCCTGGTCGACGGCGAACTGGGCTCGAAGGTCCTCGCCGACGTGGCGGCCATCCTGGAGCAGCCGAAACGGCTGATCACCTGGGCGTAGCCGCCGGGAGCGTACGCATGACGAAGGGGCCGACCGCGACGAGCGGCCGGCCCCTTCGTGCCGTGGGTGATGCGGATCAGACGGCGAAGCCGTAGTTCAGCAGCTTCTTCGCGTCCGCCAGGCGGTTGTCGATCGACGTGGACGCCAGGACCGTACCGATGACCGTCTTGCCGTTGCGGGTCGCGGCGAAGACCAGGCAGTACTTGGCCTCCGGGCCGGAGCCCGTCTTCACACCGATCGCGCCGCTGTAGGTGCCGAGTAGCGGGTTGGTGTTGGTCCAGTTGTAGTAGCGGTAGCCACCGCTCTTGGTGGTCGCCTTCTGCGTCGTGGACTTCGTCTTCACGACCGTGCGGAAGGTGGAGTTCTTCATGGCGCTGCTCGCGATTTTCGTCAGGTCGCGCGGCGTCGAGTAGTTGCTGCCGTTGCCGATGCCGTCGAACGAGTCGAAGTGCGTGTTCGTCAGACCGAGGCTCGTGGCCGCCTTGTTCATCTTGCCGATGAAGGACTTCACGCGCGCGGCACGCGTCGTGCCGGAGCCGAACTTGTCCGCGAGCGCGTAGGCGGCGTCGCAGCCGGAGGGCAGCATCAGCCCGTACAGCAGCTGACGGACGGTGACCTTGTCGCCGACGATCAGGTGAGCCTGGGAAGCGTTGTTCGCGACGACGTAGTCGCTGTAGGCCTTCTGGATCGTGACCTTCGCGTCCAGGTTCAGGTTCGACTGAGACAGCACCACCTTGGCCGTCATGATCTTGGTGGTGGAGCCGGTGGAAAGGCGCGTGTCCGCGGCCTTGGTGAACAGGGTCCTGCCGGTGCCGTTGTTCATCACGAAGCCGCCCTTGGCGGTGATCGTGGGCTTCGTCACGGCCTGCGCGGGCGCCGCGGTGAGCGCGCCGGTGGTGAGCACGGCGCCGGTGGTGACCACTGCCGCGACGGCCCTGCGAACTCGTGCGCCCTTAATGCCGGTAATCAAGTTGAACGCTCCGATTGCGTCTCTGATGCATATAAATGCAGCCAAATGCCCCTGGAGTGCGGCCAGATGAAGAGACCGCCTCGTGGTGAGACTCGTAAGTAGCACAAATGGATGTGCGGTTGCTGGGACCAAATTCGGCTGAGGGCGCGCCGGTCCGCATCGTGGACGCTCATCGGCATGCGTACGTGTTGTATCTATGATGTGCCCATGCCTTCAGCTCCGTCCGCCGCCCCTGCTCCCGAGAAGCCGTCCATCAAACAACCGCCCGCCGCGGACCGCGTGTACAGGCACGTCAAGCAGGGCGTCCTGGAGCGCCGCTACGAGGGCGGAACGCTGCTGACCGAGGGCGAGCTGGCCGAAGAGGTCGGCGTCTCACGGACGCCCGTGCGCGAGGCGCTGCTCCGGCTGGAGGTCGAAGGGCTGATCAGGCTCTACCCGAAGAAGGGGGCGCTCGTCCTGCCCGTCTCCGCCCAGGAGATCGCGGACGTGGTCGAGACGCGTCAGCTCGTCGAGGAACACGCGGCCCGCAAGGCCGTGCCCGCGCCGCCCGGTCTGATCGCCCGCCTCGAAGAACTGCTGGCGCGTCAGAAGGAACAGGCCGCCGCCGGCGATCTGACCGGTGCCGCGCTCACCGACCGCACGTTCCACGCCGAGATCGTGCGCAGCGGCGGCAACGAGATCCTCTCCCGGCTGTACGACCAACTCCGCGACCGCCAGCTGCGGATGGGGGTCGCGGTCATGCACTCTCACCCCGACCGGATCGCCAAGACGCTCACCGAGCACGAGGAGATCCTTGAGGCGCTGCGGGCCGGCGACACCGAGGCGGCCGTCACCATCGTCCACCGGCACGTCAGCTGGTTCTCCAACCTGGCCCGGGGTGAGGTGCGATGAGTGCGCGCTCCGAAAGGTCCCGCTCCGTGTCCCTGCCCGGCGACCCGCCGGGCGGCCGACGTGCCATCGCCGTGTGGGCCATCGGCGTCTCGGTCTACTTCGTCGCCGTCATCTTCCGCACGTCGCTGGGCGTGGCCGGTCTCGACGCCGCGGACCGCTTCCACGTGGGCGCGTCCGCCCTGTCCACCTTCTCGATCCTCCAGCTCCTCGTGTACGCGGGCATGCAGATACCTGTCGGCCTGCTGGTGGACCGCCTCGGCACCAAGAAGGTGCTGACGATGGGGGTCGTCCTGTTCACGGCCGGTCAGCTCGGCTTCGCCCTCTCCCCCTCGTACGGTACGGCGCTCGCCTCGCGCGCGCTGCTCGGCTGCGGTGACGCGATGACGTTCATCAGCGTGCTGCGGCTCGGCACCCGCTGGTTCCCGGCCCGTCGCGGTCCGCTGGTCGCGCAGCTCGCCGGTCTGGTCGGCATGGCGGGCAACCTGGTCTCCACGCTCGTCCTGGCCCGGCTGCTGCACGGTGTGGGCTGGACGGCCGCGTTCGGCGGCAGCGCGCTCGCCGGAGTCGTCGTGCTTGTTCTGCTCCTCCTTTTCCTCAAGGACCACCCCGAGGGGTACGAGCCGGAGCCGTTCCCGCACCTCGGTTCGGCGTACGTGCGGCGGCAGATCGCGGCGTCCTGGAGGGAACCGGGCACCCGCCTCGGCATGTGGGTGCACTTCACGACGCAGTTCCCGGCGATGGTGTTCCTGCTGCTGTGGGGCCTGCCGTTCCTGGTCCAGGCGCAGGGGCTGTCACGGGCGACGGCCGGTGAACTCCTCACGCTCGTCGTGCTGTCGAACATGCTCATCGGCCTGGTGTACGGGCAGATCGTCGCCCGGCACCACGCGGCGCGGCTGCCGTTGGCGCTCGGGACGGTCGGGGCGACGGCGGTGCTGTGGGCGGCCACGCTCGTCCACCCCGGGGCGCACGCGCCGATGTGGCTGCTGGTCGGGCTGTGCACCGTGCTCGGCGCCTGTGGTCCGGCGTCGATGATCGGCTTCGACTTCGCGCGCCCGGCGAACCCGCCGCAGCGTCAGGGTACGGCCTCCGGTATCACCAACATGGGCGGTTTCATCGCCTCCATGACGACGCTGCTGGCGATCGGTGTGCTGCTGGACGCCACGGGTGACAACTACGCCGTGGCGTTCTCGGTGGTGTTCGTGCTCCAGGCGCTTGGGCTGAGTCAGATCCTGCGGTTGCGGAAGCAGGCGGCGCGTCGGGAGCGGGAGCGGTTGGTGGCGAGCCGGGTGGAGACGGTGCATGTGCCTGCGTAGGGCGGCGCCTGCGTAGGGCGGCGGCGGGGTTGCCGTTGGGCGCTTCGGCACCGGCGTTGGCGCTGGACGGGGGTGGGTCCGCAGCTCGGCGGTACGAGGTGCCGCGGCGCCCACCCTCCCCCAAGCTCTCGGCTTCGCTCGAGCAGGGGGGACCCCATCGCCCCAGCGGCACGAATGCCCGTAGCTACGGACAGCGCTACCGCCCGCAGCTACGGACGGCGGCGCGGGCGCTCCAGGCCCAGTACCCGGTCCTTCAGCGCCGGGAACTGTTCCCTCGTCGTCGTGACCTTCCCCGGGTCGAACTCCACCGTGAGGATTTCCTCGTCGGCTCCCGCCTCCGCGAGGACCTCGCCCCACGGATCCACCACGATCGAGTGACCCGCCTGCGGAACTCCCGCGTGCGTCCCGGCCGTTCCACAGGCAAGGACGTACGCCTGGTTCTCGACCGCCCGCGCCTGGGCCAGCAGCGTCCAGTGGGACCGGCGGCGCTCCGGCCAGCCCGCCGGGATCACGAGCGTTTCGGCCCCCGCGTCCACGAGCGAGCGGAACAGCTCGGGGAAGCGGAGGTCGTAGCAGGTGGCCACGCCGATGGTCGTCTCCGGCAGACGTACCGTCACCAGCTCGGTTCCCGCACCCATCAGCACGGCCTCGCCCTTGTCGAAGCCGAAGCGGTGGATCTTGCGGTAGGCAGCGGCCAGTTCACCGGAGGGGGAGAAGATGAGAGACGTGTTGTAGAGGGGGCCTTCACCCGCGGCGGAGCCGCTGTCGGACGGGGTGCGTTCGGGGATCGAGCCGGCGTGCAGCCACACGCCCGCATCGCTCGCCGCCTTCGCCATCGCCTCGTACGTCGGCCCTTCGAGCGGCTCGGCCTCGGTTCCGAACGCCTCGTAGGCGAACGCCCCGGTCGTCCACAGCTCGGGCAGCACCACGAGATCGACTCCGGCTTGTTCTCGTACGAGCGAGGCGGCTCGCTGCCGACGCGAATCGACCGATTCGTCCTCGTCTACCCGCATCTGGATGAGGGAGGCGCGCACACTACCACCGTCCTGGCATTCGAGCCGTCTAGACAGGCCTACGATCGTCACACGAAAGCACTGCCGGGGTGCCTCACAGCAGCGTAACTTAACGTTCCGAGACACCCGCCGACAGTCGCCGCCCGTCGACACTGCCGTCACCATCGCCCGTGCACCGACCGCCCGAGGGGTCCCGTTCCGTGAGTCTGCATCCCACTCTTCAGCCCTATGCCGATGCCTGGACCCACTCCATCGAAGCGATATCCGAGTTGGTGCTGCCGCTCGTGGAGGGCGAGTGGAACCGGCGTACTCCCTGCCCGGGCTGGTCGGTGCGCGATGTGGTCTCCCACGTCATCGGCATGGACTGCGAAATGCTCGGCGACCCGCGCCCGATCCACACACTCCCGCGCGACCTGTTCCACGTCACGAACGAGTACCAGCGCTACACGGAGATGCAGGTCGACGTCCGCCGCCACCACACGGCGCCGGAGATGACGTCCGAGCTCGAGTACACGATCATCCGCCGCAACCGCCAGCTGCGGAACGAGTCGCGGGATCCGGGCACCAAGGTGCGCGGTCCGTTCGGGAGCGAGCAGACCCTCGAAGAGGCCATGCGGTATCGCGCGTTCGATCTGTGGGTGCACGAGCAGGACCTGCGTACGGCGCTCGGCCGGCCGGGGAACCTGGACTCGCCGGGTGCGCACATCGCGCGCGACGAGCTGCTGGCCGCGCTGCCGGACGTCGTCGCCAAGGACGCGGGGGCGCCCCCCGGTTCGGCGGTCGTCTTCGATGTGCACGGCCCCATCGAGTTCCTGCGCACGGTTCGGGTCGACGCGGAGGGGCGTGGCTCGATAGACGGCGCGCCCTCGCTGGGCCCTGCCGTGTCGCTCACCCTCGACTGGGAGACGTACGTCCGCCTCGCCTGCGGCCGTGTCACCGCGGACGTGGTGGCGGACCGCATCAAGGCGGAGGGCGACCCGGAACTGACGGCGGCGATCCTGCTGTCGTTC
The Streptomyces sp. CGMCC 4.7035 DNA segment above includes these coding regions:
- a CDS encoding dihydrolipoamide acetyltransferase family protein, with the protein product MTTMTDASVREFKMPDVGEGLTEAEILKWYVQPGDTVSDGQVVCEVETAKAAVELPIPYDGVVRALHFPEGTTVDVGTSIIAVDVTGGAPAAQVPAPAEETSEPRPASAEPAAAEPAAEEPKPEGRKPVLVGYGVAESSTRRRPRKGVPAATGEAVYAAAALQGELNGHGKQTRPLAKPPVRKLAKDLGVDLATVTPSGPDGIITREDVHAAVTSAPAPEAPAAPVAPAAVEAPAPVVTYDSGRETRIPVKGVRKATAQAMVGSAFTAPHVTEFVTVDVTRTMKLVEELKQDKDLHGLRVNPLLLIAKALLVAIKRNPEVNASWDEANQEIVRKHYVNLGIAAATPRGLIVPNIKDAHDKTLPQLAEALGELVATAREGKTSPGAMQGGTITITNVGVFGVDTGTPILNPGESAILAIGAIKLQPWVHKGKVKPRQVTTLALSFDHRLVDGELGSKVLADVAAILEQPKRLITWA
- a CDS encoding D-alanyl-D-alanine carboxypeptidase family protein, which encodes MITGIKGARVRRAVAAVVTTGAVLTTGALTAAPAQAVTKPTITAKGGFVMNNGTGRTLFTKAADTRLSTGSTTKIMTAKVVLSQSNLNLDAKVTIQKAYSDYVVANNASQAHLIVGDKVTVRQLLYGLMLPSGCDAAYALADKFGSGTTRAARVKSFIGKMNKAATSLGLTNTHFDSFDGIGNGSNYSTPRDLTKIASSAMKNSTFRTVVKTKSTTQKATTKSGGYRYYNWTNTNPLLGTYSGAIGVKTGSGPEAKYCLVFAATRNGKTVIGTVLASTSIDNRLADAKKLLNYGFAV
- a CDS encoding GntR family transcriptional regulator — its product is MPSAPSAAPAPEKPSIKQPPAADRVYRHVKQGVLERRYEGGTLLTEGELAEEVGVSRTPVREALLRLEVEGLIRLYPKKGALVLPVSAQEIADVVETRQLVEEHAARKAVPAPPGLIARLEELLARQKEQAAAGDLTGAALTDRTFHAEIVRSGGNEILSRLYDQLRDRQLRMGVAVMHSHPDRIAKTLTEHEEILEALRAGDTEAAVTIVHRHVSWFSNLARGEVR
- a CDS encoding MFS transporter gives rise to the protein MSARSERSRSVSLPGDPPGGRRAIAVWAIGVSVYFVAVIFRTSLGVAGLDAADRFHVGASALSTFSILQLLVYAGMQIPVGLLVDRLGTKKVLTMGVVLFTAGQLGFALSPSYGTALASRALLGCGDAMTFISVLRLGTRWFPARRGPLVAQLAGLVGMAGNLVSTLVLARLLHGVGWTAAFGGSALAGVVVLVLLLLFLKDHPEGYEPEPFPHLGSAYVRRQIAASWREPGTRLGMWVHFTTQFPAMVFLLLWGLPFLVQAQGLSRATAGELLTLVVLSNMLIGLVYGQIVARHHAARLPLALGTVGATAVLWAATLVHPGAHAPMWLLVGLCTVLGACGPASMIGFDFARPANPPQRQGTASGITNMGGFIASMTTLLAIGVLLDATGDNYAVAFSVVFVLQALGLSQILRLRKQAARRERERLVASRVETVHVPA
- a CDS encoding carbon-nitrogen family hydrolase; the encoded protein is MRASLIQMRVDEDESVDSRRQRAASLVREQAGVDLVVLPELWTTGAFAYEAFGTEAEPLEGPTYEAMAKAASDAGVWLHAGSIPERTPSDSGSAAGEGPLYNTSLIFSPSGELAAAYRKIHRFGFDKGEAVLMGAGTELVTVRLPETTIGVATCYDLRFPELFRSLVDAGAETLVIPAGWPERRRSHWTLLAQARAVENQAYVLACGTAGTHAGVPQAGHSIVVDPWGEVLAEAGADEEILTVEFDPGKVTTTREQFPALKDRVLGLERPRRRP
- a CDS encoding maleylpyruvate isomerase family mycothiol-dependent enzyme translates to MSLHPTLQPYADAWTHSIEAISELVLPLVEGEWNRRTPCPGWSVRDVVSHVIGMDCEMLGDPRPIHTLPRDLFHVTNEYQRYTEMQVDVRRHHTAPEMTSELEYTIIRRNRQLRNESRDPGTKVRGPFGSEQTLEEAMRYRAFDLWVHEQDLRTALGRPGNLDSPGAHIARDELLAALPDVVAKDAGAPPGSAVVFDVHGPIEFLRTVRVDAEGRGSIDGAPSLGPAVSLTLDWETYVRLACGRVTADVVADRIKAEGDPELTAAILLSFAVTR